A region of uncultured Desulfobacter sp. DNA encodes the following proteins:
- a CDS encoding response regulator, protein MKKITSRGLAAVCVLFAGGLMSLSVRLPSAKTADLSQGTEKQSAAVIHTLLPEENTWLSEHPVIRLGIGQTWAPFIYINSDGGLKGYDVDFLARINRLTGANIQLVAGPWNQIVKQAERYEIDGLAESSVIESRRKYFLFSDSYNVVEYAAAGLPEKAGMVLSRADLKGKRIAHLKGNAWTGKIVAAIEDVRTIDANSEKEAFQFVVEDKADFALIPLHQFGQLRKIFHQSLAIAHVFTDEEFVLRSGYSIRKDWPQLVSIINKAISAIDENEKQTLFEKWVPAAAGLTRLSRTPIDQFDIPHFLLNSLGVVFGCIAVSIFIAWLAKGRPRHLSIRDSLILIFFIFAALISSSSVFVVLLSRTHTHVDTVNDRSVQALNLAFELKQSSDDLAHFAHTYTVTADPKYEQAFRDILAIRDGVKAHPQGCSHFYWDYVANDNGLPKPKGEVYSLVEKIMDLGLCEEEMSKFLQAKAASDDLVNLENIAINAVKGVYQDEEGRFTIKRAPNVIMARDLLHGKEYHDAKARVMKPIEQFFTLLNWRMVNEENQLHKRNMAIVLCITTLIIVTIGFSIYVFVLLRRRIILPLSAIEKGVKAIKKGDYTHRINLAVSDEIGSLGLAFNNMAQSIKENTSRLHATIESTTDGILVVDLHQKITNYNNRFLEIWQIDPKVMETGDDAVVLQTIMTKLDNSQAFLSRVNQIYEHLEREDFTTLMLLDGRVVERYSRPQQLGDEIIGRVWSFRDVTERYKSDAELKKLYQAVEASPASVTITDTKGIIQYVNPKFTELTGYTAREATGKNTSLLKSGIHPSEFYRELWSTIKAGNVWHAEICNRKKDGTLYWELTAIAPVKTAQGEISHYVAVREDITRRREMEMALKKSKEQLTDAAKISNLGYFSFDFRTKTFTADDLLWRQLGSSIQEEGGDTIRMDHYFERFCAPQDTDLITQHIQKALSAKEVLEDEIEYRAKLKDGTIRNFHVRYRVDLDESGVPRSGYGFHQDVTQRKKTEIELLRAKEAAESATRAKSDFLANMSHEIRTPMNAIIGMNLLALKTDLTPRQRDYLSKIDQSAKALLTIINDILDFSKIEAGKLKIESIPFFMDDVLDNLANLISDKAQEKGLELIFDIDPDFPQGLVGDPIRLGQILLNLCTNAIKFTDKGEILLSSAVESQNQAEILARFSVCDTGIGLSYEQQGKLFKSFSQADTSTTREYGGTGLGLAICKSLARLMGGEIGLASRPGLGSTFWFTVRLGVHSLGKNSSKNYAVPAAHFKGQRILIVDDNENTQFILKAMAEHFGFDVTTASSGNLALETIKSTPLDHPFSLVLLDFQMPGMNGIETSRRIKDTAGHRDVNTVIMVTAHGWEELMNQAADVGIEHFLVKPVNQSALFDIMMDAFGRKVEHRQPAMEDDMIIPKNFNTVKGARILLVEDNEINQDVAVEILQDEGFLVSVAENGQQAVEMIKSPASPGFDAVLMDLQMPVMDGYEATRQLRKDNRFDRLPIIAMTADAMIGVKEKVLEIGMNDYVSKPIEPDDLFQVLAKWITPEKQE, encoded by the coding sequence ATGAAAAAGATAACCTCCAGGGGGTTAGCTGCTGTATGCGTCCTGTTTGCTGGGGGCCTAATGTCCCTGTCTGTCCGGCTGCCGTCGGCCAAAACGGCAGATCTATCCCAAGGAACTGAAAAACAATCTGCTGCGGTTATCCACACACTTCTGCCCGAGGAAAACACCTGGTTATCCGAGCACCCGGTGATAAGGCTGGGAATCGGCCAGACCTGGGCTCCTTTCATATATATTAATAGTGACGGCGGGTTAAAAGGATATGATGTTGATTTCCTGGCCCGGATCAACCGGTTGACCGGGGCAAATATCCAATTGGTTGCAGGCCCATGGAATCAGATTGTTAAACAGGCAGAACGTTATGAAATTGACGGATTGGCCGAATCATCAGTGATCGAAAGCCGCCGCAAATATTTTCTGTTTTCCGATTCATACAATGTTGTGGAATATGCGGCAGCCGGCCTTCCGGAAAAAGCGGGTATGGTTCTATCCAGAGCAGACCTGAAAGGCAAACGGATCGCCCACCTGAAAGGAAATGCCTGGACAGGCAAAATCGTCGCCGCCATCGAAGATGTACGAACCATTGACGCAAATTCCGAAAAAGAAGCCTTCCAGTTTGTTGTCGAGGACAAAGCGGATTTTGCTTTGATTCCCTTGCACCAGTTTGGACAGCTGCGAAAAATCTTTCATCAAAGTCTTGCCATTGCCCATGTATTTACCGATGAAGAATTCGTTTTAAGATCGGGCTACTCTATTCGTAAGGACTGGCCCCAGCTGGTTTCCATCATCAATAAAGCAATATCAGCCATCGATGAAAATGAAAAACAAACTCTTTTTGAAAAATGGGTGCCTGCGGCGGCAGGATTGACCCGACTATCCCGGACCCCAATAGACCAGTTTGATATCCCCCACTTTCTGTTAAACAGCCTTGGTGTTGTTTTTGGTTGTATAGCCGTCAGCATCTTCATTGCCTGGCTGGCTAAAGGACGGCCCCGTCATCTTTCCATCCGGGATTCTTTGATTTTAATCTTTTTTATTTTTGCCGCGCTGATTTCCAGCAGTTCGGTATTTGTTGTGTTGTTATCCCGGACCCACACCCATGTGGACACCGTTAACGACAGGAGCGTTCAGGCATTGAATCTGGCCTTTGAACTTAAACAGTCCTCGGACGATCTGGCACATTTTGCCCACACATATACGGTGACTGCGGATCCCAAATATGAACAGGCTTTCCGGGATATCCTCGCCATCCGTGACGGAGTAAAGGCCCATCCCCAGGGGTGTTCCCATTTCTACTGGGATTATGTGGCTAACGACAATGGTCTGCCCAAACCCAAAGGAGAGGTATACAGTCTTGTGGAAAAGATCATGGATCTTGGACTCTGCGAAGAAGAGATGTCCAAATTTCTTCAAGCCAAAGCAGCATCCGACGATCTGGTCAACCTGGAAAACATTGCCATAAACGCAGTGAAAGGAGTGTATCAGGACGAAGAGGGCCGATTTACGATCAAAAGGGCACCGAATGTGATAATGGCGCGTGATTTGCTGCACGGGAAAGAATACCATGATGCCAAAGCGCGGGTTATGAAACCCATTGAACAGTTTTTTACCCTGTTGAACTGGCGAATGGTCAATGAAGAGAACCAGCTGCATAAACGAAATATGGCCATTGTACTCTGCATCACCACGCTTATTATTGTGACCATTGGCTTTTCTATTTATGTTTTCGTTCTTTTGAGGCGACGCATAATCCTGCCTCTCTCGGCAATTGAAAAAGGCGTAAAAGCCATCAAAAAAGGGGATTATACCCATCGCATAAACCTTGCCGTCAGCGATGAAATCGGCTCCCTGGGCTTGGCCTTTAACAACATGGCCCAAAGTATCAAAGAAAATACCTCCCGCCTTCACGCCACCATTGAGTCCACAACCGACGGCATCCTTGTGGTTGATCTTCACCAGAAGATAACCAATTATAATAACCGGTTTCTTGAAATCTGGCAGATAGACCCAAAGGTTATGGAAACCGGTGATGATGCCGTTGTGCTGCAAACAATCATGACAAAACTTGATAACTCCCAGGCTTTTTTAAGTCGTGTCAATCAGATTTATGAGCATCTCGAAAGGGAAGATTTTACCACCCTGATGTTGCTGGATGGCCGGGTGGTGGAGCGCTATTCAAGACCCCAGCAACTTGGCGATGAAATTATCGGCCGGGTCTGGAGCTTCAGGGATGTAACGGAAAGATATAAGTCCGACGCTGAACTGAAAAAACTTTACCAGGCTGTTGAGGCAAGCCCTGCATCGGTGACCATCACGGATACCAAAGGCATCATACAGTATGTGAACCCCAAATTTACCGAGTTGACAGGATACACGGCCCGGGAAGCAACGGGCAAAAATACAAGTCTGTTGAAATCCGGCATACATCCATCTGAATTTTATAGAGAATTGTGGTCCACGATCAAAGCCGGAAACGTCTGGCACGCAGAGATCTGCAACCGCAAAAAAGATGGCACGCTTTACTGGGAGCTGACGGCCATAGCACCGGTTAAAACAGCCCAGGGAGAAATTTCCCACTACGTAGCCGTGCGCGAAGACATTACGAGACGCCGTGAAATGGAAATGGCCCTGAAAAAAAGCAAGGAACAACTCACAGACGCGGCAAAAATTTCAAATCTTGGATATTTCAGCTTTGACTTTCGAACCAAGACCTTTACCGCAGACGATTTACTGTGGAGGCAACTGGGTTCGTCCATCCAGGAGGAAGGCGGTGATACCATCCGGATGGACCACTACTTTGAACGGTTCTGTGCTCCCCAGGACACTGACCTCATCACGCAACACATCCAGAAGGCCTTGTCAGCAAAAGAAGTCCTGGAGGATGAAATAGAGTATCGTGCGAAACTCAAAGACGGCACCATTCGCAACTTTCATGTCCGGTACCGTGTGGATCTGGACGAATCGGGAGTTCCCCGATCAGGATACGGCTTCCACCAGGATGTAACACAGCGTAAAAAAACCGAAATCGAGCTTTTACGCGCCAAGGAAGCCGCCGAATCAGCCACCCGGGCTAAAAGTGATTTTCTGGCCAACATGAGTCACGAAATCCGGACCCCCATGAACGCCATCATCGGTATGAATCTCCTGGCTCTCAAAACAGATCTGACACCTCGGCAAAGGGATTATCTTTCTAAAATTGATCAGTCCGCCAAGGCACTGTTGACCATCATTAACGACATACTGGATTTTTCCAAGATCGAGGCAGGCAAACTGAAAATTGAGTCAATACCATTCTTTATGGATGATGTGCTGGATAACCTGGCAAATCTTATATCGGATAAAGCCCAGGAAAAAGGACTGGAGCTGATTTTTGACATTGACCCGGATTTTCCCCAGGGGCTGGTGGGAGACCCCATTCGTTTGGGGCAAATTCTGCTCAACCTGTGCACCAATGCCATCAAATTTACCGACAAGGGCGAAATCCTGTTATCCTCAGCAGTTGAATCCCAGAATCAAGCAGAAATTCTTGCCCGGTTCAGCGTATGCGATACAGGAATCGGCTTGAGCTATGAACAGCAGGGTAAACTGTTTAAGTCCTTTTCCCAGGCAGACACATCCACAACCAGGGAATATGGAGGAACCGGTCTGGGGCTTGCGATCTGTAAAAGTCTTGCCCGGCTTATGGGCGGAGAGATCGGCTTAGCATCAAGACCCGGATTGGGCAGTACCTTCTGGTTCACGGTCCGATTGGGTGTGCACAGTCTGGGTAAAAACAGCAGTAAGAATTATGCGGTTCCGGCGGCTCATTTCAAAGGACAGCGGATACTCATCGTGGATGATAATGAGAATACTCAGTTTATATTAAAAGCCATGGCCGAGCATTTTGGATTTGATGTGACCACGGCCTCGTCAGGGAATCTTGCCCTTGAAACAATCAAAAGTACCCCCCTGGATCATCCGTTTTCCCTGGTTTTACTGGACTTTCAAATGCCGGGAATGAATGGAATAGAGACATCTCGCCGGATTAAAGACACTGCCGGGCACCGGGACGTAAATACTGTGATCATGGTTACAGCCCATGGATGGGAAGAGCTCATGAACCAGGCGGCAGATGTCGGCATCGAGCATTTCCTGGTCAAGCCTGTGAACCAATCGGCTCTGTTTGACATAATGATGGACGCCTTTGGCCGGAAAGTTGAACACCGCCAGCCGGCCATGGAAGATGACATGATCATTCCCAAGAATTTTAACACGGTCAAAGGTGCCCGAATTCTTCTGGTGGAAGACAACGAAATCAACCAGGATGTGGCTGTGGAAATTTTACAGGATGAAGGCTTTCTGGTATCAGTTGCCGAAAACGGGCAGCAAGCTGTCGAAATGATCAAATCTCCTGCATCACCGGGCTTTGACGCCGTCCTGATGGATCTTCAGATGCCGGTGATGGATGGCTATGAAGCCACAAGACAACTGCGCAAAGACAACCGTTTTGATCGGCTGCCCATCATTGCCATGACCGCCGACGCCATGATCGGGGTAAAAGAAAAAGTGCTGGAGATCGGCATGAATGACTATGTGAGCAAACCCATAGAGCCTGATGATCTTTTCCAAGTGCTGGCAAAGTGGATCACACCAGAGAAACAGGAATGA
- a CDS encoding FAD-dependent oxidoreductase, with product MAKKIIIIGAVATGPKVASRLRRLDPDCEITLIDKDSLISYGGCGIPYYVGGDIGEIEELYSTTAHHARDPEFFRTVKGVDVLTRVEAIGIDRRNKQLKVRHLEDGTESEMPYDKLVIATGGSPFTPPIPGADLPGVYPVSNLHHAKAIKDLISKGAVGSAVVIGAGAIGVEMAEALTDLWGVETTLVEMAPHVLPVAIGPNIALIVEKELENSGVDVKVGAQVTKILGDKENGVTGVEVSGEVVECDLVIMAVGVRPNTGFAAAAGLAVSRGGSLIVDKNLKTSDPDIYAGGDCIEVVNLVSGDKLPMPLGSLANRQGRIIATNIFGKNAQFDGTVGTFCIKVFGMGVATAGMTIHQARLAGFDPVHSVVAQFDRAHFYPDSKFMFIQLIADRTTRKVLGVEAVGEQIDAVKARVDAVVPLLSKGMSVDEVCTLEVGYAPPFASAMDVINNAGNTLDNILDGRNTPIDWPEFIDVFEKGEILVVDLREFVEAEPFIEKYGADRWIHLSQLELRDRYEELPRDKELCLFCGTGARSFECQIILNQKGFTRVKNLQGGYAIIRVTEPDFIPPGG from the coding sequence ATGGCAAAAAAAATCATTATTATCGGTGCGGTGGCCACAGGTCCCAAAGTGGCCAGCCGCCTCAGACGGCTTGATCCCGATTGTGAGATCACACTCATTGACAAAGACAGCTTAATTTCATACGGCGGGTGCGGTATCCCTTATTATGTCGGCGGCGACATAGGAGAAATTGAAGAATTATACTCCACCACAGCCCACCACGCCAGGGATCCTGAATTTTTCCGCACGGTCAAGGGTGTTGACGTGCTGACCCGGGTGGAAGCCATCGGTATTGACCGCAGAAACAAACAGCTCAAAGTCCGTCACCTTGAAGACGGGACCGAGTCTGAAATGCCCTATGACAAGCTGGTTATTGCCACGGGCGGTTCGCCTTTTACCCCGCCCATACCGGGTGCTGACCTGCCGGGCGTATATCCGGTTTCCAACCTCCACCATGCCAAAGCCATCAAAGACTTGATCAGTAAAGGGGCCGTGGGAAGTGCTGTTGTTATTGGTGCCGGTGCCATAGGTGTTGAAATGGCCGAGGCCCTGACCGATCTGTGGGGCGTGGAAACTACCCTTGTGGAGATGGCCCCCCATGTCCTGCCCGTAGCCATTGGCCCCAACATTGCCCTTATTGTTGAAAAAGAGCTTGAGAACAGCGGGGTGGATGTCAAAGTCGGTGCCCAGGTCACCAAGATCCTTGGGGATAAAGAGAACGGGGTTACCGGGGTTGAGGTCAGCGGCGAAGTGGTTGAATGCGATCTTGTCATCATGGCCGTGGGGGTTCGCCCCAACACGGGCTTTGCGGCTGCGGCTGGTCTTGCGGTCAGCCGGGGCGGATCCCTGATCGTGGATAAGAATTTGAAAACAAGTGATCCGGATATTTACGCGGGCGGCGACTGCATTGAGGTTGTAAATCTGGTATCCGGAGACAAGCTTCCCATGCCTCTGGGGTCCCTTGCCAACCGTCAGGGCCGTATCATTGCCACCAACATATTCGGTAAGAATGCCCAGTTTGACGGCACTGTGGGAACCTTCTGCATCAAGGTGTTCGGCATGGGCGTGGCCACAGCAGGCATGACCATTCACCAGGCCAGGCTGGCCGGATTTGATCCGGTTCACTCCGTGGTGGCCCAGTTTGACCGGGCGCATTTCTATCCCGACTCAAAATTTATGTTCATCCAGCTCATTGCCGACAGAACCACCCGCAAAGTACTGGGCGTGGAAGCCGTGGGTGAGCAGATTGATGCTGTCAAGGCCAGGGTGGATGCTGTTGTGCCGCTGCTTTCCAAAGGCATGAGTGTGGATGAGGTCTGCACCCTGGAAGTGGGCTATGCGCCGCCATTTGCATCTGCCATGGATGTCATCAACAATGCAGGCAATACCCTGGATAATATTCTGGACGGCAGAAACACACCCATTGACTGGCCTGAGTTCATTGATGTGTTTGAAAAAGGCGAGATTCTGGTGGTGGATTTAAGAGAGTTTGTGGAGGCCGAGCCGTTTATCGAGAAATACGGCGCAGACCGCTGGATCCACCTGTCCCAGCTTGAGTTGCGCGATCGCTATGAGGAACTACCCAGAGACAAAGAGCTTTGCCTTTTCTGCGGCACGGGCGCCAGATCCTTTGAATGCCAGATTATTCTGAATCAGAAAGGTTTCACCCGGGTTAAAAATCTCCAGGGTGGATATGCCATTATCAGGGTCACTGAGCCGGATTTTATTCCCCCGGGAGGGTAG
- a CDS encoding ABC transporter substrate-binding protein, translating to MKLKSKIFVIFTCLFVVFGSAQAKPLKIAYSDWPGWIAWDIGVRQGFFEKRGVEVELKWFEYMASMDAFAAGKVDAVCVTNGDALILNATGSRNIMILINDISNGNDKIVAAPGLDSVKALKGKKIGVEIGCVSHLLLINALKDNGLTEKDVTLVNIPTHQTAQVLASGDVDAIVAWQPNSGQALKSVHGSSQVYTSADAPGLIYDTLTVSLNSLIERRADWQNVVAAWYDIVSYMKNPANNKQMLEILSSRVALPPEEYEPFLKGTKIFTLPEAAAAFKSGNGFSSLYGSSEISNKFMIENKVYDKPVNAKKAIDPSFTTELMK from the coding sequence ATGAAATTAAAATCCAAAATATTTGTTATCTTTACTTGTTTGTTTGTTGTCTTTGGCAGCGCCCAGGCCAAACCCTTGAAAATCGCCTATAGTGACTGGCCAGGCTGGATCGCCTGGGATATTGGTGTCAGGCAGGGCTTTTTTGAAAAACGTGGGGTTGAAGTGGAACTCAAATGGTTTGAATACATGGCTTCAATGGATGCGTTTGCAGCCGGAAAAGTTGATGCAGTCTGCGTAACCAACGGTGACGCCCTGATACTGAATGCCACAGGTTCCCGCAATATAATGATCTTGATCAATGATATCAGCAATGGAAATGATAAAATCGTTGCTGCCCCGGGACTTGATTCCGTCAAGGCTTTAAAAGGTAAAAAAATTGGGGTTGAAATAGGTTGTGTCAGCCACCTGCTCTTAATAAACGCCCTTAAAGACAACGGGTTGACTGAAAAAGATGTGACCCTGGTGAATATCCCAACCCATCAGACAGCTCAAGTTCTGGCCTCCGGAGACGTTGATGCAATTGTGGCATGGCAGCCCAATTCAGGGCAGGCCCTTAAATCCGTACACGGATCCTCACAGGTCTATACAAGCGCCGACGCTCCCGGCCTGATTTATGATACCCTGACCGTATCCCTCAACTCTCTTATAGAGCGCCGTGCAGACTGGCAGAACGTGGTGGCCGCCTGGTATGACATCGTTTCCTATATGAAAAATCCGGCCAACAATAAGCAAATGCTTGAAATTCTTTCTTCCCGTGTTGCCCTGCCCCCCGAAGAGTACGAGCCTTTTCTTAAAGGGACCAAGATTTTCACACTGCCGGAGGCGGCGGCCGCCTTTAAATCCGGCAACGGATTTTCAAGCCTGTATGGTTCCAGTGAAATTTCAAATAAATTCATGATTGAAAATAAAGTATACGACAAGCCTGTGAATGCCAAAAAGGCCATTGATCCGTCATTCACCACCGAGTTGATGAAATAA
- a CDS encoding ABC transporter permease subunit has translation MTWFSIQKPLPARKKAVLILLSFILPLLVWSAVSYLPFLWHPMMEIQSAGDSIYFEQGQRVRRTLFEEENKRLAESGSQIATGKRVNPVYLPAPHKVLTAVYTSFKAEPRRPEDPWLHESLAHSIRVVFYGFLLSSIIGVPLGIICGVFDFFSKLTEPFMEFFRYMPAPVFGALAVAVLGINDAPKIAIIFIGTFFQQVLVIANTTRLMPPSLLEAAQTLGASGGTLFKKVVLPAIAPHVFLDMRILLGWAWTYLIVAEVVGTSTGITWFINQQAKYRIYENVYAAILIIGFIGLSTDIVLAWIGRNVFIWTGGRRNTFFQIIVETFTGSRDTTFTFLNNRDTSYEQTDAAQL, from the coding sequence ATGACCTGGTTTTCAATTCAAAAGCCGCTTCCGGCAAGGAAAAAAGCCGTGTTGATTCTGCTTTCCTTTATTCTTCCCCTGCTGGTGTGGTCAGCGGTCAGTTACCTGCCCTTTTTATGGCATCCTATGATGGAAATTCAGTCTGCCGGAGACAGTATTTATTTTGAACAAGGCCAGCGGGTCCGGCGCACTCTCTTTGAAGAGGAAAACAAACGGCTTGCCGAAAGCGGAAGCCAGATTGCCACCGGAAAGCGTGTTAATCCTGTATATCTTCCGGCACCGCACAAGGTGCTGACAGCCGTCTATACCTCATTTAAGGCCGAACCCCGCAGGCCGGAAGACCCATGGCTTCATGAAAGTCTGGCCCACAGTATCCGGGTGGTGTTTTACGGCTTTTTGCTCTCCTCCATCATCGGCGTGCCTTTGGGCATCATCTGCGGCGTGTTTGATTTTTTCTCCAAACTGACAGAACCTTTCATGGAATTTTTCAGATATATGCCGGCGCCGGTATTCGGGGCTCTTGCCGTGGCGGTTTTAGGTATTAACGATGCGCCTAAAATCGCCATTATTTTTATCGGTACTTTTTTTCAGCAGGTGCTGGTGATTGCCAACACCACCCGCCTGATGCCGCCTTCGCTGCTGGAGGCGGCCCAGACACTGGGCGCAAGCGGCGGCACCCTGTTTAAGAAAGTGGTGCTGCCGGCCATTGCCCCCCATGTTTTCCTGGATATGCGAATCCTTCTGGGCTGGGCATGGACCTATCTCATTGTGGCCGAAGTGGTGGGCACCAGTACCGGCATCACCTGGTTCATCAACCAGCAGGCCAAGTACCGCATTTATGAAAATGTGTATGCGGCCATTCTGATCATCGGATTTATCGGGCTGTCCACCGATATAGTGCTGGCCTGGATCGGACGAAATGTCTTTATCTGGACCGGCGGGCGACGCAACACCTTTTTCCAGATTATTGTCGAGACTTTTACCGGCTCAAGGGACACCACATTTACTTTTTTAAACAACAGGGACACAAGCTATGAGCAGACTGACGCTGCCCAGTTATAA
- a CDS encoding NAD-dependent epimerase/dehydratase family protein, with the protein MRCLVTGGTGFVGSNLTLALQEQGHEVIITGHESEQVIPGFKGKCLYPGLLGIDWDDIGKVDVLFHQAAINGTRVNDEKEIMRANLESSKHLFKYVLDHGCRKIVYASSTAIYGNNPAPYLESDPPDPQTPYARAKLLQDQFAAGLAAQYPDLTIVGLRYCNIFGPRENHKGTRATMVYQFAQQMQKGNPKLFKFGEQKRDYIYVKDVVKANILASMAKESCVVNCGSGKATSFNRIVELLNAVLGLDRTPEYIDNPFEGAYQNYTECDMALAKEKIGFVPEYSFEKGLMDYYESGLLV; encoded by the coding sequence ATGAGATGTTTAGTAACCGGAGGAACCGGATTTGTCGGTTCCAACCTGACGTTGGCGCTCCAGGAACAAGGACACGAGGTAATTATTACAGGGCATGAATCTGAACAGGTCATACCCGGATTCAAGGGTAAATGTCTGTATCCGGGGCTGCTTGGCATAGATTGGGATGACATTGGAAAGGTTGATGTCCTTTTTCACCAGGCCGCAATAAACGGTACAAGGGTAAATGATGAAAAAGAGATTATGAGGGCCAATCTTGAATCCTCAAAACACTTATTCAAATATGTCCTGGACCATGGATGCAGAAAAATTGTTTACGCCTCATCAACAGCCATATACGGCAACAACCCGGCTCCTTACCTTGAAAGTGACCCGCCCGATCCCCAGACACCCTATGCCAGGGCAAAGTTATTACAAGATCAATTTGCCGCTGGGCTCGCCGCACAATACCCAGACCTGACCATTGTGGGGCTTCGATACTGCAATATATTCGGGCCACGAGAGAACCATAAAGGCACAAGGGCCACAATGGTCTATCAATTTGCCCAGCAGATGCAGAAGGGAAATCCAAAACTTTTTAAATTCGGCGAACAGAAAAGAGACTACATCTATGTGAAGGATGTTGTAAAAGCCAATATCCTTGCTTCAATGGCCAAAGAGAGCTGCGTTGTCAATTGCGGGTCGGGAAAAGCAACCTCTTTTAACAGAATCGTTGAACTTTTAAACGCAGTCCTTGGCCTGGACAGGACGCCGGAATATATTGACAACCCCTTTGAGGGGGCATATCAGAACTACACAGAGTGTGATATGGCCCTGGCAAAAGAAAAAATCGGTTTTGTTCCCGAATACTCCTTTGAAAAGGGCTTAATGGATTATTATGAGTCCGGGCTTCTGGTGTGA
- a CDS encoding ribbon-helix-helix protein, CopG family — translation MSNSTNDKTQRISVSLPVQLTEELDQMVVDGGYRNRSQAVAQMIRNTILDHHEQSGSRIMAGTITLIYNEAQADLKTRIMGIQRNHIDSVISCLNVLLERDYSLEVLLVQGPVDTLNKIVKEIRACKGVENCKLVLSSVLMPPIHEKKGTNNE, via the coding sequence ATGAGCAATTCAACCAATGATAAAACCCAGAGAATAAGCGTTTCTCTGCCGGTGCAGCTGACAGAGGAACTGGACCAGATGGTTGTGGACGGCGGATATCGCAATCGCAGCCAAGCCGTTGCCCAGATGATTCGCAACACCATTCTGGACCATCACGAACAAAGCGGCAGTCGTATCATGGCAGGAACCATCACCCTTATTTATAACGAGGCACAGGCGGACTTGAAAACCCGTATAATGGGTATTCAACGCAATCACATTGATTCGGTAATCTCTTGCCTCAATGTGTTGCTTGAAAGGGACTACTCCCTTGAAGTGCTCCTGGTGCAGGGTCCGGTGGATACACTGAACAAAATCGTCAAAGAGATACGGGCATGCAAAGGCGTTGAAAACTGTAAACTGGTGCTGTCGTCTGTCCTGATGCCGCCGATTCATGAAAAAAAAGGAACAAACAATGAATAA
- a CDS encoding ABC transporter ATP-binding protein has product MSRLTLPSYKDQSPKVADRFKRLKQRDVILEAENITKVFNSEIGNITALESVSFKAYRREFLSVIGASGCGKSTLIRILSGLETATSGQVLLDGRKVEKPGPERGMVFQGYTLFPWLTVKKNVMFGLEVAGKNQAEAEARQWIDMVGLDQFADHYPHQLSGGMQQRVAIARALANQPRVLLMDEPFGALDAQTRAKMQSYLLQIWQNVDITIIFITHDLDEAVYLSDRILVLDARPGRVREIIEVPVEQPRSVKQHLNPEFLATKAHIESLIHPHRDDEDRLPIIRLTQVNDDIL; this is encoded by the coding sequence ATGAGCAGACTGACGCTGCCCAGTTATAAGGACCAGAGCCCAAAAGTTGCAGACCGGTTTAAACGTTTAAAACAGCGGGATGTCATCCTTGAGGCCGAAAATATAACCAAGGTATTCAATTCTGAAATAGGGAACATCACCGCCCTTGAATCGGTATCTTTTAAAGCCTACCGGCGGGAATTCCTTTCTGTGATCGGTGCCTCGGGGTGCGGAAAATCCACCCTGATCCGTATCTTATCCGGCCTTGAGACCGCCACATCCGGACAGGTACTGCTGGACGGCAGAAAAGTGGAAAAGCCCGGCCCTGAAAGGGGGATGGTTTTCCAGGGCTATACCCTGTTCCCCTGGCTTACGGTCAAAAAAAACGTAATGTTCGGCCTGGAGGTTGCCGGAAAAAACCAGGCCGAGGCCGAAGCCAGGCAGTGGATAGACATGGTGGGGCTGGATCAGTTTGCAGACCACTACCCCCATCAGCTCTCCGGGGGCATGCAGCAGCGGGTGGCCATTGCCCGGGCCCTGGCCAACCAGCCCAGGGTGCTGTTGATGGATGAACCCTTTGGTGCACTGGATGCCCAGACAAGGGCAAAAATGCAGTCCTATCTGCTTCAGATCTGGCAGAATGTGGATATCACCATCATTTTCATCACCCATGATCTGGATGAAGCCGTCTACCTGTCGGACCGGATCCTTGTGCTGGACGCCCGTCCGGGGCGGGTCCGGGAAATCATTGAGGTGCCGGTGGAACAGCCCCGTTCCGTCAAACAGCACCTGAACCCGGAATTTCTGGCCACCAAGGCCCATATCGAAAGCCTGATTCATCCCCATCGTGATGACGAGGACCGTCTTCCCATCATCCGCCTGACCCAGGTGAATGACGATATTTTGTAA